A portion of the Chlamydia caviae GPIC genome contains these proteins:
- a CDS encoding thioredoxin domain-containing protein, which translates to MSQPLYTNRLISEKSPYLLLYAHTPVNWYPWCSEAFDLAVEKDKPIFLSIGCAHSRWCQVMLRESFENPEVAAILNENFINIKVDKEELPHVANLYFDLVQMLSISGEHESSPSWPLNVFLTPDLLPFFSANYLGAEGKLGIPSFSQTIERLHMMWEDPEERETLVHQGHKVLEIASFIEKCARKEMLEEGSLRKTVEALYLGVDPHYGGVKAFPKTPPALLSQFLLRYGVEYQDNRSLFFVDRSLQMMAHGGIFDHLAGGFYCYAIDDRWLIPCFEKRLVDNAFLVLDYLDAWVCMKRPEYGSVAKQTLHYILSELYNPEVGAFYTSEHGEHWGDFDGGYATWSGEEIREVLGENAAIFCEYYGISREGFCNGRNILHIPSNIDVEEIADKHGCSVEEFYEIIDRLKEKLRMYRATKVRPFKDDQSLTFQNGWMVYTLAYAGRVLGNSYYIDVAKKCGEFICENLCRHSKVLRRWRDGEAKYSGGLEDYAGVILGALALYETGCGAKWLLLAEDLMKEVILSFRSESGGFYTTDGKDAALLLKQENLSDGETISGNALVCQALIKLHMLTEKKHYLTYAEDILQIAQARWHTHKFSSLGSLIAAQSYFSRKHQKILISLANDQDREAILSCFAGLFLPQVSLVWMSAKDSELLEAILPEYEHSLIPKEGQKSSVICLLESGVGRKFSNIEAFRAYLHSN; encoded by the coding sequence ATGTCGCAGCCGTTATATACGAATAGACTTATTAGTGAGAAATCTCCGTATTTGCTTCTTTATGCCCATACTCCGGTAAATTGGTATCCTTGGTGTAGTGAGGCTTTTGATCTTGCTGTGGAAAAAGATAAGCCAATTTTCCTTTCTATAGGGTGTGCACATTCTCGATGGTGCCAGGTGATGCTTCGCGAAAGCTTTGAAAATCCTGAGGTTGCTGCGATACTCAATGAGAATTTTATTAACATCAAAGTAGATAAAGAAGAGTTGCCTCATGTGGCGAATCTCTATTTTGATCTTGTGCAAATGCTTTCGATCTCGGGGGAACATGAAAGTTCTCCCTCATGGCCACTAAATGTATTTTTAACTCCGGATCTTCTTCCTTTTTTCTCCGCAAATTATTTAGGAGCAGAGGGGAAATTAGGGATCCCTTCATTCTCACAGACAATAGAAAGACTCCACATGATGTGGGAAGATCCTGAAGAAAGAGAGACGCTTGTTCATCAGGGGCATAAAGTTCTTGAAATAGCTTCATTTATAGAAAAATGCGCAAGGAAAGAGATGCTCGAAGAGGGCTCTCTTCGAAAAACAGTGGAAGCCCTATACCTTGGTGTAGATCCGCATTATGGAGGGGTGAAAGCTTTTCCTAAAACCCCACCAGCCTTGCTTAGTCAATTTCTCCTGCGCTATGGAGTGGAGTATCAAGATAACAGGAGTTTGTTCTTTGTAGATCGTTCTTTGCAAATGATGGCTCACGGGGGAATTTTCGATCATTTGGCAGGAGGGTTTTACTGTTATGCCATAGATGATAGATGGTTAATTCCCTGTTTTGAGAAGCGTCTCGTGGATAATGCTTTCTTGGTATTAGACTATCTCGACGCTTGGGTTTGTATGAAAAGACCCGAGTATGGCTCTGTAGCTAAGCAAACTCTCCATTATATCCTTTCTGAGCTCTACAATCCTGAAGTGGGAGCTTTCTATACCTCAGAACATGGAGAACATTGGGGAGATTTTGATGGGGGGTATGCAACATGGTCAGGAGAAGAAATCCGCGAAGTTCTGGGAGAGAATGCCGCGATTTTTTGCGAGTATTATGGGATTTCTCGAGAAGGATTTTGTAACGGAAGGAATATCCTACATATTCCTTCAAATATTGATGTCGAAGAGATCGCAGATAAGCATGGCTGTAGCGTTGAAGAATTTTATGAGATTATCGACAGGCTTAAGGAAAAGTTACGTATGTACAGGGCGACTAAGGTGCGCCCATTTAAAGATGACCAGTCTCTGACATTCCAAAATGGCTGGATGGTCTACACACTAGCATATGCAGGAAGAGTCCTTGGTAATTCCTACTACATTGATGTAGCAAAGAAATGTGGGGAGTTTATCTGCGAAAATTTATGCAGACACTCTAAGGTGCTACGTAGATGGCGTGATGGAGAAGCAAAATATTCCGGAGGTCTTGAAGATTATGCAGGAGTTATTTTAGGAGCCCTAGCTCTTTATGAAACAGGGTGTGGAGCTAAATGGTTGCTTTTGGCAGAAGATCTCATGAAAGAGGTGATCTTATCCTTTCGTTCCGAAAGTGGGGGATTTTACACTACAGACGGTAAAGATGCCGCATTGCTTTTAAAACAGGAGAATCTTTCTGATGGGGAGACAATATCTGGAAATGCTCTTGTCTGTCAGGCTTTGATAAAATTACATATGCTTACCGAAAAAAAACACTACCTGACTTATGCGGAAGATATTTTGCAGATAGCCCAAGCTCGATGGCATACCCATAAGTTTTCTTCTTTAGGGAGTCTCATAGCCGCGCAATCTTATTTTTCACGTAAACATCAAAAAATTCTTATTTCTTTAGCTAACGATCAAGATCGCGAAGCGATCCTATCCTGCTTCGCGGGATTATTTCTTCCTCAAGTTTCCCTTGTTTGGATGAGCGCGAAAGATAGTGAATTGTTAGAAGCTATTCTTCCTGAATACGAACATAGCTTAATCCCTAAGGAAGGCCAAAAGTCTTCGGTGATTTGTCTTTTAGAATCGGGAGTGGGAAGGAAATTTTCTAATATTGAAGCATTTCGCGCCTACCTACATTCAAATTAA
- the rsmA gene encoding 16S rRNA (adenine(1518)-N(6)/adenine(1519)-N(6))-dimethyltransferase RsmA, with translation MSRSSPDQLTRFLAQVQGRPKKGLSQNFLIDGNILRKILAVSCVEAGDWVLEIGPGFGALTEVLVNQGAHVVALEKDPMFEETLKQLPIDLEITDACKYPLSQLEEKGWQGKGRVVANLPYHITTPLLTKLFLEVPNQWKTVTVMMQDEVARRITAQPGGKEYGSLTIFLQFFADVRYAFKVSPGCFFPKPQVSSAVVHMTVKETFPLETSLHQKFFSLTRAAFGQRRKLLANALKDLYPKELVFSALNQLNFSEKTRPETLSLNEYLQLFHLLSSNA, from the coding sequence TTGTCACGCAGCTCCCCAGATCAACTTACCCGTTTCTTAGCTCAAGTCCAAGGTCGTCCTAAAAAAGGTCTATCACAGAACTTTTTGATAGATGGGAATATTCTAAGAAAAATTCTTGCTGTCTCTTGCGTAGAAGCTGGGGATTGGGTTTTGGAAATCGGTCCTGGATTTGGCGCTCTTACCGAAGTCCTCGTGAATCAAGGGGCGCATGTCGTTGCTTTAGAAAAAGATCCCATGTTTGAGGAAACACTAAAGCAACTTCCTATAGATCTAGAAATCACAGATGCATGTAAGTATCCGTTATCCCAGTTGGAAGAGAAAGGCTGGCAAGGGAAGGGAAGGGTCGTTGCGAACCTGCCTTATCATATTACCACACCCTTATTAACGAAATTATTTTTAGAAGTGCCTAACCAATGGAAAACGGTTACGGTAATGATGCAAGATGAGGTTGCACGACGTATTACCGCACAACCTGGAGGGAAGGAATACGGATCTCTAACTATATTTTTACAATTTTTTGCCGACGTACGCTACGCCTTTAAAGTGAGTCCTGGATGCTTTTTCCCCAAACCTCAAGTGTCCTCAGCTGTCGTACATATGACAGTGAAAGAGACCTTTCCGCTTGAAACCTCCCTCCATCAGAAATTCTTTTCTTTAACTCGAGCTGCTTTTGGACAAAGACGCAAATTATTAGCTAATGCTCTTAAAGATCTTTATCCTAAAGAATTAGTTTTCTCCGCTCTAAACCAATTAAACTTTTCTGAAAAAACCCGTCCAGAGACCCTCTCTCTCAACGAATATCTTCAACTTTTCCATCTCCTTTCCTCGAACGCCTAA
- a CDS encoding 1-deoxy-D-xylulose-5-phosphate synthase: MTSQVSSILSQISSPTDLKKFSLAELSLLAEQMRHKIISVLTNTGGHLASNLGIIELTIALHYVFSSTEDKFIFDVGHQAYPHKLLTGRNTEEFDRIRHDGGLSGFTSPSESIHDLFFSGHAGNALSLALGMAKATEDSRTHILPILGDAAFSCGLTLEALNNISSNLSKFIVVLNDNNMSISQNVGVMSKNLSRWIHHPKFNLFSRKIEKWLTKIPRYGNSISRRSHKLSICLKSLFCPIPIFEQFNLAYMGPVDGHDIKRLISVFQTARDLPFPVLIHVYTTKGKGLEIAQENPEKYHGVTANFNSSKENKFLPTIKPQLTYPDIFGQTVCTLGEAFPNLHIVTPAMSLGSRLEAFKEKFPNRFIDVGIAEGHAVTFSAGIAKAKSPVICSIYSTFLHRALDNVFHDVCLQGLPVILAIDRAGLAYGDGCSHHGIYDLSFLRAMPNMVICQPRSAVVFQQLLQSSLQWNMPVAIRYPNIAATQRDPIATDVHMHRDPGVGEILSQGEDVLILGLGHMCNTALSIKLQLLTHGISATVVDPVFVKPFDNNLFSILLMHHSKVIIIEEHSIRGGLASEFNDFLATYSFKVDVLHFGIPDAFFAHGDKESLLKRVGLDTESMVKRILTHFNFRTKTSPSNKLSIV; this comes from the coding sequence ATGACTTCCCAAGTTTCCTCTATTTTAAGTCAAATTTCTTCCCCTACAGATCTAAAAAAGTTTTCTCTTGCGGAGCTTTCTCTTCTTGCTGAGCAGATGCGTCATAAAATTATTTCTGTTCTTACCAACACGGGAGGGCATTTAGCTTCTAATTTAGGGATCATTGAATTAACTATAGCTTTGCATTATGTTTTTTCCTCTACTGAGGATAAGTTTATTTTTGATGTCGGTCATCAAGCCTATCCGCACAAATTACTCACAGGACGCAATACTGAGGAATTTGATCGGATTCGCCATGATGGGGGTTTGAGTGGATTCACCTCCCCTTCGGAAAGCATTCACGATCTCTTCTTTTCTGGTCATGCGGGGAATGCCTTATCTTTAGCTTTGGGGATGGCTAAAGCTACTGAGGACTCTAGAACGCACATTCTTCCCATCCTTGGTGATGCGGCTTTTTCTTGTGGGTTAACTTTAGAAGCTTTGAATAATATTAGCTCAAACCTATCTAAGTTTATTGTCGTTTTAAACGATAATAACATGTCGATTTCGCAAAACGTGGGTGTTATGTCTAAGAATTTGTCGCGATGGATTCACCATCCCAAATTCAATTTATTTTCTAGAAAGATAGAAAAATGGCTAACAAAGATCCCTCGTTATGGCAACAGCATATCCAGGCGTTCTCACAAACTATCCATCTGTTTAAAATCTTTATTTTGTCCGATTCCTATTTTTGAGCAGTTTAATTTGGCCTATATGGGTCCTGTAGATGGTCACGACATAAAAAGGCTGATCTCTGTATTCCAAACTGCGCGGGATTTACCCTTTCCTGTTCTTATTCATGTGTACACAACCAAGGGTAAGGGTTTAGAAATCGCTCAAGAAAACCCAGAGAAGTATCATGGTGTGACAGCGAATTTTAACTCTTCTAAGGAAAATAAATTCCTGCCAACTATTAAGCCTCAGCTCACTTATCCGGATATTTTTGGACAAACAGTGTGCACACTCGGAGAAGCATTTCCGAATTTACATATTGTGACTCCTGCGATGTCGTTAGGCTCCCGCTTGGAAGCATTTAAAGAAAAATTTCCCAACCGTTTTATAGATGTGGGGATTGCAGAAGGACATGCGGTGACTTTTTCAGCAGGCATTGCCAAAGCTAAATCTCCTGTTATTTGTTCTATCTATTCGACATTCTTACATCGTGCTTTAGACAATGTTTTCCATGATGTATGTTTACAAGGTCTCCCTGTAATCTTAGCGATAGATCGTGCAGGTTTAGCCTATGGGGACGGCTGCAGCCATCATGGCATTTATGATTTAAGTTTTCTTCGTGCCATGCCAAATATGGTTATTTGTCAGCCAAGAAGTGCGGTTGTTTTCCAGCAGTTACTGCAATCGTCTCTACAATGGAACATGCCTGTAGCGATTCGTTATCCTAATATTGCGGCGACTCAAAGAGATCCCATTGCTACGGATGTGCATATGCACCGCGATCCGGGAGTAGGAGAAATCCTCAGTCAAGGAGAGGATGTTTTGATCCTAGGTTTAGGTCATATGTGCAATACGGCGCTGTCTATAAAACTACAGTTGCTCACCCATGGGATTTCTGCAACTGTAGTAGATCCTGTATTTGTCAAACCTTTTGATAATAACCTATTTAGCATTCTATTAATGCATCATTCTAAGGTCATTATTATAGAAGAGCATTCGATTCGGGGTGGGTTAGCTTCAGAATTCAATGATTTTCTAGCTACCTACAGCTTTAAAGTCGATGTCTTGCACTTTGGTATTCCTGATGCGTTCTTTGCTCATGGAGATAAGGAAAGCTTATTAAAAAGAGTAGGCTTGGATACTGAAAGCATGGTTAAGCGGATTCTCACACACTTTAACTTTCGGACAAAAACCTCTCCCTCTAATAAGTTGAGTATTGTTTAA
- a CDS encoding exodeoxyribonuclease VII small subunit yields the protein MEEIPFENAMARLEEIVDLMNQPSTSLDSSLKLYEEADALMRICESRIRKAEDRVRELSEKRNETLLSEEESCTH from the coding sequence ATGGAAGAAATTCCCTTTGAAAATGCTATGGCAAGGTTGGAAGAGATCGTAGATCTTATGAATCAACCCTCAACGTCCTTAGATTCTTCTTTAAAACTTTATGAAGAAGCTGATGCTTTAATGCGTATTTGTGAATCACGCATTCGCAAAGCAGAAGACCGTGTACGCGAATTGTCCGAAAAGCGAAATGAAACTCTTCTTTCTGAAGAAGAATCTTGTACGCATTAA